Part of the Pseudoalteromonas aliena SW19 genome, GCCGCCGTATTTATTACTGCGGCCTTAGTTGTTTATTTGAATGATTTTAGTGATTAGCGCATACTTTTTCATAGAATGAAGTATCAATATGCTCTTTTAAATCAAATTGAAATTGGCTATCAAAAATATCACTGATTTGCCCCACCGCAAATAACTGTGCATGAACACTGCAATTTTTTGAAAGTATAATTCCTTCCATGCTAGCATGGAAGGTCGTTAGCTGCGTACTGCTGAGAAATTCAGGCGTATTTTCTATATCATCATGCCATCGCTTTTTAATAGGTGTTCTGTCGCCCTTGTTATTAACATAATAAAAGTGCCAATTAGGTGGGTTTTCTTCCCATACATCACTTCCCTTTGCTTGTGTTATTAAGACTCCAGATGATGGTACTTCAAAAATTGGGACACCATTTTCATACTTAGATGGCGAGCCTTTTGGCACGTTATAAATAATATAAAAAGTGCCAGTATAGCTTTCAGGTATTAGATAAATCGCAGGAGAGGATCTTTTTCGATTTGGGCAAATACTATCAAAAAACTTACCGTCTATATTCTCAATTTTTATTGCTTCGTGTATATCGAATAGGTACTTGCTGTCCGTTTGCTCTGAATCTGTTCCAACGGTAAAGTTTTGATAAATAAAATCGCACCCATATGCTGGCACTGTATGACCTAATCCTCCACCGTACATAGTTCTTATTTCTTCACCGCTTTCAGTCGAACCTCTTTTCAATGAAGAGTCTTCGCTTATAGGCGATCTCTCACCTGTATCACTCACGTAAAAATACTGTATTTGACTATTTTCAATCCAGCCCTCGTTAGCATCCATTTGTGTAACAAGGACACCCGATAGCGGTATTTTATATACGCGAGAATCGCCCTCGTATTTCGGTGGCTCTCCATTTGGTGCGTTAAATATTATGTATAAAGAGCCAACATAGTCTTCAGGTATTAAGTAAATTGCAGGTTCACTCTTTTTTACCTCAGTACAGGCTGAAAGTAACGCTATTATTAAGCTAATAAACAGTATTTTTAAAAGGTGGATATTATAAAATGATTTCATCGAGTCGCCTTTACTTAAGTAAGCCATTAAAGCAATATTCTAAACTCGCTTTTTCGAGCAGCATGCAATGGCCGCTGTTTGCTGGAATCGAAGTAAACCGATTATTCCAATCAGCTATTTTGTGAAAAGCTAATTTAGGATATCTATTTGCTTGTCTAAATAGTTCATCGCCGACAGTCCCCTTAAAACTACCATTGTTATTAAGCGGTAAACGCAGTGCGCTTGCAATCATCGGATAGTCCGCATTTAGAGATAAACTTAATGGTGGCGCGCCTTTTCGAACATGTATACCAAGTGAAATTGCTTGTCCACCTGGACCCACAATAAATGCTTCACAATTGGGAAAAGCATCGCCCGTGATATAAGTAACTATATCCATGTGACCGTTTACTGTATCAATGTCTATAATAATTTTATACTTAACATTTAAAGTTGGCACGTATGAAAAGTCTAATCTTTCTTGCATCTCTGGAGAGCCTGGCATCGCGTGATTAACACCTCCGTATTGGCCGTCTAAGCGATACTGATAAATACTATTATTAGTTAGAGGTTTGTCTTTGAGAGTAACACGCCCTTTTGGTGCTAAATTACCAGAATATATTCTTTTTTTATCTTCCCAAGGTGCTTTTGATGGATCTGATACTGTTACGGGAGTAACTGTAATTTTTTTTGTGGATAGTGTTAATTTATGCCAAATCCTTGAGGTTGTAGGTTTAATACCGCTAGGTTTAAGCGAAAACCCTCGATTATCCCCTTCAAACATTAGCCCTGACCAGCCAAAATCTTTTTCAGGGTGAAAAGAACGTATGTTAATTTCATAGTCAGCTAGCTGAATAGCCATAATCTAAATTCCATTTATAGTTAAGATAATATCCCGTTTCGAATATAGTAACATTCGTGTTGAATAAGGACAATATGATCCCCAGCACTAAAGTTGGACACAATACTAAGCAATGTTCTTTTGCTCAAAAGCTTCTTGGCTGGAATAGCCATTAGCACTATGCCTTTTGTAATAAACTTCAATGTATTTACCAGACAGCCACGCTAATTGAAGAAACAATACCGTCTCCTGATTTAAAAGCGCAAAATTTAGAGTGGGTGTCCAGTTAATTTTCGTTTTTGGTGAAAAATGGGAAAAATTCAAAATAGCGCACCTTTCAACAGGCGATCGTATTGGTGTAGAAATTTTTGAATTTAAAAACCAAGAAAACCCAAAAGATAACTTTGAATACTGGAAAACAGGCATCTTCCAT contains:
- a CDS encoding DUF6843 domain-containing protein; translated protein: MKSFYNIHLLKILFISLIIALLSACTEVKKSEPAIYLIPEDYVGSLYIIFNAPNGEPPKYEGDSRVYKIPLSGVLVTQMDANEGWIENSQIQYFYVSDTGERSPISEDSSLKRGSTESGEEIRTMYGGGLGHTVPAYGCDFIYQNFTVGTDSEQTDSKYLFDIHEAIKIENIDGKFFDSICPNRKRSSPAIYLIPESYTGTFYIIYNVPKGSPSKYENGVPIFEVPSSGVLITQAKGSDVWEENPPNWHFYYVNNKGDRTPIKKRWHDDIENTPEFLSSTQLTTFHASMEGIILSKNCSVHAQLFAVGQISDIFDSQFQFDLKEHIDTSFYEKVCANH